In Desulfoferula mesophila, the genomic window GCCGGGGCCGACGGCATCATCGTGCACCTTCGGGAAGACCGCCGGCACATCCAGGACCGCGACCTGTGGGTGCTCAAGCAGGTGGTCAAGGGCCAGCTCAACATGGAGATGGCCGCCACCGAGGAGATGGTCGGCATCGCCGGGGAGGTGCGCCCGGACATCTGCACCCTGGTGCCCGAAAAGCGCCAGGAGCTGACCACCGAGGGCGGCCTGGAGGTGGCGGGCAACCTGGAGAAGATGCGCGCGGTGGTGGGCTCGCTGCACGAGGCGGGCATCGCGGTGAGCCTGTTCATCGACCCCACCAGCGAGCAGATCAAGGCGGCCCACCAGTGCGAGGCCGAGGTGGTGGAGCTGCACACCGGGGCCTATTGCAACGCCCCGGACGAGCCCACCCGCCAAAAGCTCCTGAGCGCCCTGGAAGACTCGGCCCGCCTGGCCGCCCGCCTGGGGCTCAAGGTGGCCGCCGGCCACGGGCTCAACCTGCGCAACATTCATCCCCTGCTGGCCTTCCCCGACATCGAGGAATACTCCATCGGCCACTCCATCATCGCCCGGGCGGTGTTCGTGGGCCTGGAGCAAGCGGTGGGCGAGATGCTGGCCCTGGCCCGCAGCGCGGCCAGCCACGCCGCCGCCGAGGCGCCCCAGCGACGGCTGTAGGTCACGGGCGGAGTGAGCGGCATGATCGTGGGCATCGGCCTGGACCTGGCGGAAGTGGGGCGCATCGAGGCCTCGCTGGAGCGCTTTGGCCGGCGCTTTCTGGAGCGCTGCTTCACCCCGGAGGAGCGACAGACCTGCCTGGCCCGGCCCCGCCCCGCCTCGGCCCTGGCCATGCGCTTCGCGGCCAAGGAGGCCTTTTCCAAGGCCGCCGGACTGGGCATGCGCGGCCTGGGATGGCGGGAGATCGAGGTGGTGCACGACCCCAAGGGCAAGCCCTCCCTCAGGCTGCACGGGCGGGCTCTGGCCTGGATGGAGGCCAACGGGGTGCAGGCCTCCCATATCAGCCTCACCGACGAGGGCGGTTTCGCCGCGGCGGTGGTGGTATTGGAGAAAGCATGATTTTGGTTACCGCCGAACAGATGCGTTCTTGCGACCGCCGGACCATCGAGGAGATCGGCCTGCCGGGCCTGGTGCTCATGGAAAACGCGGCCCAGGGCGCGGTCCGGGTGCTGGTGGACCAGGTGGGCGAGCTGGAAGGGGTTCCGGTGGCGGTGTTGGCCGGCCGGGGCAACAACGGCGGCGACGGCCTGGCCATGGCCCGCATCCTGGCCAACCAGGGCGCGCTGTGCGACGTGTACCTCCTGGCCGAGACCGGCGCCCTAAAAGGCGACGCGGCCACCAACCTCCGGGTGGCCCAGGCCTGCGGGGTGCGGGTGGTGGAGGCCCCGGACGAGGCCGGCCTGGAGGCCCTGAGCGGCGAGATCGCCCGCCACGAGCTGTTCATCGACGCCTTGCTGGGCACCGGCCTGAGCAAGCCGGTGAGCGGGCGCTACCGGGCGGCCATCGAACTCTTGAATCAATTGGAAGCCCCGGTGCTGGCCGTGGACATCCCCAGCGGCCTGTGCGCCGACACCGGGGCGGTCTTGGGCGCGGCGGTGGTGGCCGATTTCACCGTGACCTTCGGCCTGGTCAAGCAGGGCCTGATCCTGGACGGGGCGGGGCACAGCGGCGAGCTGTTCTTGGTGGACATCTCCATACCCCCGGCGGTGGAAGACGATCTGGAGGTGGAGTGCCACCTGCTGGAGGCCGATTTGGCGGCGGCCCTAGTCAATCCCCGCCCGGCCGGGGCCCACAAGGGCTCCTTCGGCCATCTGCTGGTGCTGGGCGGCAGCCCCGGCAAAAGCGGGGCTCCCTGCCTGGCTGCCATGGGCGGCCTGCGCGCCGGGGCGGGCCTGGTCACCGCCTGCCTGCCCGAGGAATTGAACCTGGCGGCCGAGATCAAGCTGACCGCGGCCATGACCCGGCCCCTGGCCCAGAGCTCCCAGGGCGGCCTGGCCCTGGAGGTATTGCCCACCGTGCTGGAGCTGATGGCCGATTGCCAGGCCCTGGTGCTGGGCCCCGGTCTGGGCCGGGAGGGCGACTGCTTGGAACTGGCCCGGCGGCTGTGGGCCCAGTGCCCCGGCTCGCTGGTGGTAGACGCCGACGGCCTGTTCGCCCTGGCCGACGGCTGGGGCAAGGTGGCCTGCGGCGCGGCCCAGGCGGTGATAACCCCCCACCCCGGCGAGGCGGCCCGTTTGCTGGGTCTCACCACCGCCCAGGTGCAGGCCGACCGTTTGGGCGCGGCCCGCGCCCTGGCCTCCGTTGGCGGGGTGGTGGCGGTGCTCAAGGGGGCCCACACGATAATCGCCGAGCCCGGCGGGGCGGCCTGGATCAACCCCACCGGCGGCCCCTTGCTGGCCAGCGGCGGCAGCGGCGACGTGTTGGCCGGGGTCATCGGCGGGCTCATGGCCCAGGGCCTGGGCAGCCTGGAGGCGGCCCTGGTGGGCTGCTTTGTCCACGGCCTGGCCGCCGATCTGGCCGCCGAGGAATACGGCGAGCGGGGCCTGGCCGCCGAGGAACTGGCCGACTGGCTGCCCCGGGCCTTCGCCGCCCTGGAAGAGGCCGAGGTGGAGTTCTCTGAAGAGGGGGCCCCTTGCTAGGCGGCCAAGCCCATGGTAAATCGGAATCTATAGCATGAGTCCGCGACGCGCCCGCCTGACCAGGCAGTTGCGTGGCCCCGAGGCCACCCTGGCCTTGGGAGCCGCCCTGGGGCGTCTCTTGGCCCCCGGCGCGGTGGTGCTGTTGACCGGGCGCCTGGGCGCGGGCAAAACGGTCTTGGCCCGGGGCTTGGCCGCGGGCTTGGGGGTGAGCGCAGACTATGCCATAGTCTCGCCCACCTTCACTTTACTCAACCAGTATCCGGGCCGGGTGGCCTTTTTCCACGCCGACCTCTATCGCCTGGCCGGCGGCGAGGCGGCGGACCTGGAGCTTCTGGAAGAGGCCGCGGAAGGGGTGCTGGCCGTGGAGTGGGCCGAGCGGGCCCCGGAGCTGTGGCCTCCCCAGGCGATAAGCGTGGAGCTGATCGACCAGGGCGAGGGAGCCCGGCGGGCCGAGATTAGCGGACCCGAGGAAATAATCGGCAACCTGGATGAAGCGCTGGGGCGCGAGGAAATTTGAGATGGCCCTGATCGTGCAAAAATACGGCGGAACCTCGGTGGGCAGCATTGAGCGCATCAAGAACGTCGTGGCCAAGGTGAAGGACCGGGCCGAGGCGGGCAACCGGATGGTGGTGGTGCTCTCGGCCATGGCCGGGGTCACCGACAGCCTCATCAAGCTGGCCAAACAGATGAGCCCCAACCCGGCCGAGCGCGAGCTGGACGTGTTGATGGCCACCGGCGAGCAGCAGTCCGTGGCCCTGTTCAGCATGGCCGCCGCCGACATGGGCCTGCCCGCCGCCTCCCTGTTGGGCTTCCAGGCGGCCATCCTCACCGACCGCATGTTCGGCAAGGCCCGCATCACCGACGTGGAGACCGGGCGCATCCAGGAGCTTCTGGACGAGGGCAAGGTGGTGGTGGTGGCCGGTTTCCAGGGCCTGGACTGGGACAGCGGCGACGTGACCACCCTGGGCCGGGGCGGCTCCGACACCTCGGCCGTGGCCCTGGCCGCCGCCCTCAAGGCCGACGTCTGCGAGATCTTCACCGACGTGGAAGGTGTCTACACCACCGATCCCAACATGGTGCCCAGCGCCCGCAAGCTATCGGTCATCTCCTACGAGGAGATGCTGGAGATGGCCTCGCTGGGGGCCAAGGTTCTGGACATCCGCTCCGTGGAGTTCGCGGCCAAATTCGGCGTCAAGATTCACGTACGTTCCACCTTTACCGACCGGGAGGGCACCATGGTGGTTCCCGAAGACCAGATCACCGAAAAGCTGATTATCTCCGGCGTGGCCTACAACAAGAACGAGGCCAAGCTCACCGTCAAGGATGTTCCCGACCATCCGGGCATCGCCAGCCGGATTTTCACTCCCATAAGCCAGGCCGGCATCGTGGTGGACGTGATCATTCAAAACACCAGCGACGAAGGCAAGACCGACCTCACCTTCACCGTGCCCAAGACCGACTATGACAAGGCCAGGGGCATCCTGAGTCAGACCGCCCAGGAGATCGGCGCGGGCCAGGTGACCGGCAACACCGCCATCGCCAAGGTTAGCATCATCGGCATCGGCATGCGCAACCATTCCGGGGTGGCCACCAAGATGTTCACCACCCTGGCCAACGAGGGCATCAACATCATCACCATCAACACCAGCGAAATAAAGATCTCCTGCGTCATCGAGGAGAAATACACCGAGTTGGCGGTACGCGCCCTGCACGACGCCTTCGGTCTGGCCGAAGAGGCCGCGCCGGTGGCCGAGGATTTGGTATAAGTCATGCCTAGCGACAAATTGGCCGTCGAGCTTTACGACACCACCCTGCGCGACGGCACCCAAGCCGAAGGATTCATCCTTTCCCCCGAGGACAAGCTCAAGGTGGCCCGTTTTCTGGACCGCCTGGGCGTGGCCTACATCGAGGGCGGCTGGCCCGGCTCCAACCCCCGCGACCAGGAGTTTTTCTCCCGGGCCGGCGAACTGGCGCTCAAAAATTCCCAGCTGGTGGCCTTTGGCAGCACCCACCATGCCTCGCGCACCCCGGAAAACGATCCCAACCTGGCCGCGCTCATCGCCGCGCCGGTTGATATCTGCGCCCTGGTGGGCAAGAGCTGGGGCCGCCACGTGAGTGCCCAGCTCAAGATTCCCTTGGAGCAAAACCTGGAGATCGCCCGCAACAGCGTGGCCCATATGAGAGCCAACGGCCGCCGGGTGTTCTTTGACGCCGAGCACTTTTTCGACGGCTTGGCCGAAGATCCCGACTACACCATGGCGGTGCTCGGGGCCGCGGTGGAGGGCGGGGCCGAGGCCCTGGTACTCTGCGACACCAACGGCGGCTCCTTGCCCGCCTGGATCACCGAGGGCGTGGCCAAGGTGAAGGCCGCCTTCCCCGAGGTGACCATCGGCATCCATTGCCACAACGACGGCGATTTGGCCACGGCCAACACCCTGGCCGCCGTGGCCGCCGGGGCCCGCCAGGTGCAGGGCACCACCGGGGGCATGGGCGAGCGCTGCGGCAACGCCGACCTCACCGCCATCGCCCCGGCCCTGGAGCTCAAGATGGGCTACGCCTGCCTGCCCCCGGACCACCTGCGGCGGCTCACCGAGACCGCCCGCTACATCCGCGAGCAGGCCAACCAGCCCCCCCTGTCCTTCGCCCCCTACGTGGGCATCAGCGCCTTCAGCCACAAGGGCGGCCTGCACATCAGCGCGGTGGAAAAAGACCCCAGCCTCTACGAGCACGTGAACCCCGAGGCGGTGGGCAACGCCCGGCGCTATCTGCTCTCCGACCTGGCCGGGCGCGCCGCCCTGCTCAAGAAGATGGCCGACTGGGGCTACGAGCTGGCCCCGGACGATCCCCGGCTCAAGGAGCTGTTGGACGAGCTCAAGGAGCGCGAGAACGAGGGCTTCGCTTACGAGGCCGCCGAGGCCTCCCTGGAGCTTTTGGTCAACCGCCGCCTGAGCGGGCGGCCCAGCCGCTTCTTCGATCTGCTGGGTTTCCGCGTGGCCGACTACAAGCAGGCCGAGCACACCCCGCCCCAGGCCGAGGCCACGGTGCGGGTTAGGGTGGAGGGCGTGGAAGAGCACACCGCCGCCCTGGGCGACGGCCCGGTCAACGCCCTGGACCGCGCCATCCGCAAGGCCCTGTGCCGCTTCTACCCCACGCTAAACACCGTGCGCCTGGAAGACTACAAGGTCCGGGTGCTGGCCGGCAGCGCGGGCACCGAGGCCCGGGTGCGGGTGCTGGTGGAGTCCGGCGACGGCGAAAACCGCTGGGGCACCGTGGGCGTGAGCTTCGACGTGCTGGAGGCCTCCTGGCAGGCCTTGGGCGACGGCATCCGCTATAAGCTCTTCAAGATGATGCAAGGCTAGGCGCGGCTTCGCCAGGAAGCGCCAGGCTGCGTTGCAGGCGGCGCTCGCCTCCTCGGCGTATTGATATATACGCCTGCGGGTCTCGCTGGCCCGGCGCCTTGCCTGGCCCTCCCTGGCTGTGCCGCCAGATTAAAAGCGATAGCGTAGGTTGGGTTGAGCGCAGCGAAGCCCAACAATACCTCTGAGCAACGGGGGCGGGGCTAGACCCCGCTCCCCCCGTCCCGTCTTTCCCCCGCCCCGCCTCGGCCAACACGACGGTTTTGTGATAAATTAAGCGAAAATAAACCACCGCCGCCCACGGGCGGGGACAAGGAGGAGGGGTCATGAATCCCAGCGGCACCGGCATCACCATCACCAACCACATCCTGGAACAGCAGTACGCCAGCGCGGGAGCCACCGGGGCCTTCACCCACCTGCTCAACGAAATCGTCATGGCCGCCAAAATCATCAACAGCGAGACCACCAAGGCGGGCCTGGTGGACATCCTGGGCAGCACCGGGCGACGCAACGTGCAGGGCGAAACGGTGAAAAAGCTCGACGAGTTCGCCCACGGCCTCATGGTGGACCGTCTGTACCGCAGCGGCCACGTGGCCATGCTGGCCAGCGAAGAGGACGCCGATCCCATCGATCCTCCCCGCGACACCAAGGTCGGCGAATACATCGTGATGTTCGACCCCCTGGACGGCAGCTCCAACATCGACGCCAACGTGTCCATCGGCACCATCTTCTCCATCCTCAAGCGGGTGAGCACCGGCCCCGAGTGCACCATGGCCGATTTCCTGCAACCGGGCTTCAAGCAGGTGGCCGCGGGTTACGTGCTCTACGGCTCCTCCACCATGCTGGTCTACTCCACCGGCAACGGGGTGTCGGGCTTCACCCTGGACCCCTCGGTGGGCGAGTTCCTCCTGAGCCACCCCAATATCACCGTGCCCCAGCGGGGCAAGATCGTCTCGGCCAACATGGGCTATTGGGACTATTGGGACGACAACCTCAAGAACTACCTGCGCTACCTACGCGCCAAGACCGACACCAAGCCGGTGTACTCCCTGCGCTACATCGGCTCCATGGTGGCCGACATCCACCGCACCCTGCTCTACGGGGGCATCTTCCTCTACCCCAACGACACCAAGGACCCCAAGAAGCCCTGGGGCAAGCTGCGCCTACTCTACGAGTGCAACCCCATGGGCTATCTGATCGAGCAGGCCGGGGGCCTGGCCGACACCGGCAAAGGCCGGGTGTTGGAGGTGGAGCCCACCGAACTGCACCAGCGGGTGCCCTTCATCGCCGGCAGCCGCGAGGACGTCGAGGAAGCGATTGCCTTCATCAGTGGCCAACGCTGCGAATAATACCGATCCGGGCCGCCTGGTCCTGGGCATCGAAAGCTCCTGCGACGAGTCCGCCGCCGCCGTGGTGGCCGATGGCCGCCGGGTGCTCTCCTCGGTGATCGCCAGCCAGATCAAGGACCACGCCCCCTTTGGCGGGGTGGTGCCCGAGCTGGCCAGCCGCCGCCACCTGGAGAACCTGGCCCCCACGGTCATGGCCGCCCTGAGCGAGGCGGGGGTCACCCTGGACGACATCACCGGGGTGGCGGTCACCCAGGGGCCGGGGCTCATCGGGGCTCTTTTGATCGGCCTGAACCTGGCCAAGGCCCTGGCCTGGTCCCGGGAGCTGCCCCTGGTGGGGGTCAGCCATCTGGAGGGCCACCTGGCCGCCCTGAGCCTGGCCCAAGAGCCGCCGCCCTATCCCTTCATGGCCCTGTTGGTCAGCGGAGGGCACACCTCCATCTTCCTGGTGCGCGCTCCGGGAGAGCAACAGGAGTTGGGCTCCACCGTGGACGACGCGGCGGGCGAGGCCTTTGACAAGGTGGCCAAGCTCTACGGCCTGGGCTATCCCGGCGGGATCATCATCGACCGCATGGCCGCGGCGGGCGATCCCTCGGTTATCCAGCTGCCCCGCCCCCGTATGCACGACGGCACCCTGGACTTCAGCTTCTCGGGCCTCAAGAGCGCGGTGGTGCGCTTCCGCGAGGCCAACCAGGGCGAGGACTACCGCATGGAAGACCTCTGCGCCGGGTTCCAGGAAGCGGTGGTGGAGGTGCTGGTCAAAAAAACCCTGGCCGCCGCCCAGGAGCGCGGGGTGGGCCACCTGGCCCTGGCCGGGGGGGTGGCGGCCAACCAGCGGCTGCGCGCGGCCATGGCCGAGGCCGCGGCCCGGGAGGGCCTGGGCGTGACCCTGCCGCCCCTGGCCCTGTGCACCGACAACGCGGCCATGATCGCCGCCGCCGGTTGCCACCATCTGCGCGCCGGCCGCCGCATGCCCCTGGAGGCCGACGCCATCAGCCGCCTGCCCAAGGGCGGGGCCCTGCCCGCCGAGGCCCTGGCATGACCCACCCGGCTGCCCTGCTCAAGGCCCACGGCCTGCGCGCGGGCAAGAAGCGGGGCCAGAACTATCTGATCCAACCGGCCACCGCCGGGGCCATCGCCGCCAGCGCGGGGGCCGGACCCGGCGACTCGGTGGTGGAGATCGGGGCGGGCCTGGGGGCCCTTACCCTGCCGCTGGCCCAAAGCGCCGCCAAGGTCTGGGCCGTGGAGGTGGACCGGGGCATCCACGCCGCCCTGCTGGAGGTGTTGGCCGAGGCCGGGGCGGACAACGTGGAGCCGCTTTTGGCCGACGCCCTGAACCTGGACTGGCCCGACTTGGCCGCCCGGGCCGGCGGGCCGGTGGTGGTGGCGGGCAACCTGCCCTACGCCATCAGCAGCCCCCTGCTGTTCACTCTGCTGGACAACCTGGCCTGCTGGAAGCGGGCCACCCTGATGGTGCAAAAGGAGCTGGCCGAGCGCCTGCTGAGCGCGCCGGGGGTCAAGGACTGGGGCCGCATGTCGGTCTTGGTGCAGACCTGGTGCGCGGTGCGCCGGGGCATGGAGGTGGGGCCGGGGCAGTTTTTCCCCCGCCCGGCCGTGGCCAGCCAAGTGGTGCACCTGGAGCCTCTGGAGCGCCCCGCCGCCGATCTGGACAGCCCCCAGGCGCGGGAGAACTACGCCAAGGTGGTCAAGGCCGCCTTCAGCCAGCGCCGCAAGATGATGGGCAACAGCCTGGCCGGGGGCCTGCGTCGGGAGCGCGGGCCGGTGGTCGAGGCCCTGGAGCGGGCCGGGGTGGAGCCCACCCGCCGGGCCGAGACCCTGTCCGTCGCCGAGTTCGCCGCCGTGACCAAGGAGTTGGAGCCGCTGTAGGCTTGCGCTATCCAGCTCGAAACTTGGGCGTTGCGAAATTATATCAATAATGATATAAATCATCATGTCGGACAAGCCTTCTAAAAAATGGCAAGCCGAATTTTTAAACCAAGAGGCCTTGGACGAGTTCGAGGCGTTTGGTCCTGAAATTCAGGCCAAGTTCTTTCGCATTTGGAAGCTGGTTGAGGAATTCGGTCTGCCCGCGGTGCGGGAACCTTATATCAGGCAGGTGGAAGGCAAGATTTACGAATTCAGAATGACGGGGAAGGACGGTATCGGCCGCAGTTTGTTCACGACCAAAGAACCCCGGCGAGTGGTCGTCTTGCGGTCGTTCATGAAAAAGACCCGGAAAACCCCTCAGCGCGAAATCAAGTTGGCCCAAAAACGAGCCAAGGAGGCGTAGCGAGGCGAGCCATGGCCATATCGGTGGACAAAGTTTTCAAGGAAAAAATGAAGGATGCCTCCTTTCGGGAGGAATACGAGGCCCTGGAGGAGGAGTTCGCCATTGCCCGTGAGTTGGTGAAGGCGCGGGTCGAGGCCAAGCTGACCCAGGCTCAGGTGGCCCGCAAAATGGGCACCTCCCAATCGGCCGTGGCCCGCCTGGAGAGCGGAAAGGTGGGGAGCATCAGCTCCATAAAAAAATACGCCCGCGCCACCGGCAAAAGGATTCAGTTGAAGTTGGTGGCCGGGTAACCCGCCCCGTCGCCTTATTATTCCGTGCGTCTTTTGCCTTGTTTCCCAGCAGGCCAGTAGCGAATTCCGTCGCTTGACAGCCCCCCCGCCCTGTGCTACCCCTTACTTGGTTTTCCCCGGCCGGTTTCGGCCGCGCGGCCGCTCGAGAGCTCCCAGGCTACGGGCAGGTCAATAACGCGGCGCGAGGCGGGCCTCAACCGCAACCGCTTGGATCGCTAGAGGCGACCGGGACGGAGAGCGTGGCCACACAACCGCAAGTCATACGTACGCCCCAGGATATGCAGGCCTTGAGCGCCCAGGTGCGCTCCCAGGGCAAGCGCGTCGCCTTGGTGCCCACCATGGGGGCCCTGCACGCCGGGCACCTGGCCCTGGTGGAGTACGCCCGCTCCCAGGCCGATTTCCTGGTGGTCAGCATCTTCGTCAATCCCCTGCAGTTCGACCGTGACGCCGACCTGGACGCCTATCCCCGCACCTGGGAGGCCGACCATGCCCTGTGCGCCGAGCACGGGGTGGACGCGATCTATGCCCCCACCCCCCCGGCCATGTACCCCGAAGGCTTCGCCACCAAGGTGATGGTCTCCGGCCTGGGCCAGGGCCTGTGCGGCGCCCACCGGCCGGGGCACTTCGACGGGGTGACCACGGTGGTGGCCAAGCTCTTCGGCGCGGTTTTGCCCCATGTCGCGGTGTTCGGGCAAAAGGACTATCAGCAGCTCAAGATCGTGCAACGCATGGCCGCGGACCTTAACTTTGAAGTAGAGGTGGTGGGGCGGCCCACCGTGCGCGAGGCCGACGGCCTGGCCCTGAGCAGCCGCAACGTGCACCTGGACCCGGAACAGCGCGAGCAGGCCCTGTGCCTGCGACGGGCCCTGGACCGGGCCCAAGAGCTGGCCCAGTCCGGCGAGCGCGACGTTCAGACGATCAAAGCCGCCGCCGCCAAGGTGGTGGAAGGGGCCTCTCTGGCCCGCATGGAATACATGGAAGTGGTGGACGCCGAAAACTTGGCGCCCCTGATCCGCCTGGAAGGCCCGGCCCGCATGGCCCTGGCCGTATGGCTGGGCACCACCCGCTTGATAGATAACGACGCCCTGATGGGTTAACCGAGGACGATCATGCAACGGCATATGTTTAAATCCAAGCTGCACCGCGCCACGGTGACCGAGGCGGAACTGCATTACGAGGGCAGCCTGTCGGTGGACCAGGATCTCATGGACGCGGCCGAGATGATTCCCAACGAGATGATCCAGGTCTACAACATCAACAACGGCGAGCGCTTCGAGACCTACATCATTCCCGGCCCCCGGGGCAGCGGAGTGATCTGCCTCAACGGGGCGGCGGCTCGCAAGGGCGAGGTGGGAGACAAGGTCATCATCGTGACCACCGCCTGGATGGACGAGGCCGAGCTGGCCGCCCATAAGCCCCTGTCGGTGCTGGTGGGCGA contains:
- a CDS encoding pyridoxine 5'-phosphate synthase; its protein translation is MARLSVNVDHVATLRQARGIDEPDPVWAAVLAEKAGADGIIVHLREDRRHIQDRDLWVLKQVVKGQLNMEMAATEEMVGIAGEVRPDICTLVPEKRQELTTEGGLEVAGNLEKMRAVVGSLHEAGIAVSLFIDPTSEQIKAAHQCEAEVVELHTGAYCNAPDEPTRQKLLSALEDSARLAARLGLKVAAGHGLNLRNIHPLLAFPDIEEYSIGHSIIARAVFVGLEQAVGEMLALARSAASHAAAEAPQRRL
- the panC gene encoding pantoate--beta-alanine ligase; its protein translation is MATQPQVIRTPQDMQALSAQVRSQGKRVALVPTMGALHAGHLALVEYARSQADFLVVSIFVNPLQFDRDADLDAYPRTWEADHALCAEHGVDAIYAPTPPAMYPEGFATKVMVSGLGQGLCGAHRPGHFDGVTTVVAKLFGAVLPHVAVFGQKDYQQLKIVQRMAADLNFEVEVVGRPTVREADGLALSSRNVHLDPEQREQALCLRRALDRAQELAQSGERDVQTIKAAAAKVVEGASLARMEYMEVVDAENLAPLIRLEGPARMALAVWLGTTRLIDNDALMG
- a CDS encoding NAD(P)H-hydrate dehydratase produces the protein MILVTAEQMRSCDRRTIEEIGLPGLVLMENAAQGAVRVLVDQVGELEGVPVAVLAGRGNNGGDGLAMARILANQGALCDVYLLAETGALKGDAATNLRVAQACGVRVVEAPDEAGLEALSGEIARHELFIDALLGTGLSKPVSGRYRAAIELLNQLEAPVLAVDIPSGLCADTGAVLGAAVVADFTVTFGLVKQGLILDGAGHSGELFLVDISIPPAVEDDLEVECHLLEADLAAALVNPRPAGAHKGSFGHLLVLGGSPGKSGAPCLAAMGGLRAGAGLVTACLPEELNLAAEIKLTAAMTRPLAQSSQGGLALEVLPTVLELMADCQALVLGPGLGREGDCLELARRLWAQCPGSLVVDADGLFALADGWGKVACGAAQAVITPHPGEAARLLGLTTAQVQADRLGAARALASVGGVVAVLKGAHTIIAEPGGAAWINPTGGPLLASGGSGDVLAGVIGGLMAQGLGSLEAALVGCFVHGLAADLAAEEYGERGLAAEELADWLPRAFAALEEAEVEFSEEGAPC
- the panD gene encoding aspartate 1-decarboxylase, with the protein product MQRHMFKSKLHRATVTEAELHYEGSLSVDQDLMDAAEMIPNEMIQVYNINNGERFETYIIPGPRGSGVICLNGAAARKGEVGDKVIIVTTAWMDEAELAAHKPLSVLVGEDNKIVKITRQEQHGLKVAL
- the fbp gene encoding class 1 fructose-bisphosphatase — protein: MNPSGTGITITNHILEQQYASAGATGAFTHLLNEIVMAAKIINSETTKAGLVDILGSTGRRNVQGETVKKLDEFAHGLMVDRLYRSGHVAMLASEEDADPIDPPRDTKVGEYIVMFDPLDGSSNIDANVSIGTIFSILKRVSTGPECTMADFLQPGFKQVAAGYVLYGSSTMLVYSTGNGVSGFTLDPSVGEFLLSHPNITVPQRGKIVSANMGYWDYWDDNLKNYLRYLRAKTDTKPVYSLRYIGSMVADIHRTLLYGGIFLYPNDTKDPKKPWGKLRLLYECNPMGYLIEQAGGLADTGKGRVLEVEPTELHQRVPFIAGSREDVEEAIAFISGQRCE
- a CDS encoding helix-turn-helix domain-containing protein gives rise to the protein MAISVDKVFKEKMKDASFREEYEALEEEFAIARELVKARVEAKLTQAQVARKMGTSQSAVARLESGKVGSISSIKKYARATGKRIQLKLVAG
- the rsmA gene encoding 16S rRNA (adenine(1518)-N(6)/adenine(1519)-N(6))-dimethyltransferase RsmA, producing MTHPAALLKAHGLRAGKKRGQNYLIQPATAGAIAASAGAGPGDSVVEIGAGLGALTLPLAQSAAKVWAVEVDRGIHAALLEVLAEAGADNVEPLLADALNLDWPDLAARAGGPVVVAGNLPYAISSPLLFTLLDNLACWKRATLMVQKELAERLLSAPGVKDWGRMSVLVQTWCAVRRGMEVGPGQFFPRPAVASQVVHLEPLERPAADLDSPQARENYAKVVKAAFSQRRKMMGNSLAGGLRRERGPVVEALERAGVEPTRRAETLSVAEFAAVTKELEPL
- the tsaE gene encoding tRNA (adenosine(37)-N6)-threonylcarbamoyltransferase complex ATPase subunit type 1 TsaE encodes the protein MSPRRARLTRQLRGPEATLALGAALGRLLAPGAVVLLTGRLGAGKTVLARGLAAGLGVSADYAIVSPTFTLLNQYPGRVAFFHADLYRLAGGEAADLELLEEAAEGVLAVEWAERAPELWPPQAISVELIDQGEGARRAEISGPEEIIGNLDEALGREEI
- a CDS encoding aspartate kinase: MALIVQKYGGTSVGSIERIKNVVAKVKDRAEAGNRMVVVLSAMAGVTDSLIKLAKQMSPNPAERELDVLMATGEQQSVALFSMAAADMGLPAASLLGFQAAILTDRMFGKARITDVETGRIQELLDEGKVVVVAGFQGLDWDSGDVTTLGRGGSDTSAVALAAALKADVCEIFTDVEGVYTTDPNMVPSARKLSVISYEEMLEMASLGAKVLDIRSVEFAAKFGVKIHVRSTFTDREGTMVVPEDQITEKLIISGVAYNKNEAKLTVKDVPDHPGIASRIFTPISQAGIVVDVIIQNTSDEGKTDLTFTVPKTDYDKARGILSQTAQEIGAGQVTGNTAIAKVSIIGIGMRNHSGVATKMFTTLANEGINIITINTSEIKISCVIEEKYTELAVRALHDAFGLAEEAAPVAEDLV
- the acpS gene encoding holo-ACP synthase, producing MIVGIGLDLAEVGRIEASLERFGRRFLERCFTPEERQTCLARPRPASALAMRFAAKEAFSKAAGLGMRGLGWREIEVVHDPKGKPSLRLHGRALAWMEANGVQASHISLTDEGGFAAAVVVLEKA
- the cimA gene encoding citramalate synthase, with amino-acid sequence MPSDKLAVELYDTTLRDGTQAEGFILSPEDKLKVARFLDRLGVAYIEGGWPGSNPRDQEFFSRAGELALKNSQLVAFGSTHHASRTPENDPNLAALIAAPVDICALVGKSWGRHVSAQLKIPLEQNLEIARNSVAHMRANGRRVFFDAEHFFDGLAEDPDYTMAVLGAAVEGGAEALVLCDTNGGSLPAWITEGVAKVKAAFPEVTIGIHCHNDGDLATANTLAAVAAGARQVQGTTGGMGERCGNADLTAIAPALELKMGYACLPPDHLRRLTETARYIREQANQPPLSFAPYVGISAFSHKGGLHISAVEKDPSLYEHVNPEAVGNARRYLLSDLAGRAALLKKMADWGYELAPDDPRLKELLDELKERENEGFAYEAAEASLELLVNRRLSGRPSRFFDLLGFRVADYKQAEHTPPQAEATVRVRVEGVEEHTAALGDGPVNALDRAIRKALCRFYPTLNTVRLEDYKVRVLAGSAGTEARVRVLVESGDGENRWGTVGVSFDVLEASWQALGDGIRYKLFKMMQG
- the tsaD gene encoding tRNA (adenosine(37)-N6)-threonylcarbamoyltransferase complex transferase subunit TsaD: MPSSVANAANNTDPGRLVLGIESSCDESAAAVVADGRRVLSSVIASQIKDHAPFGGVVPELASRRHLENLAPTVMAALSEAGVTLDDITGVAVTQGPGLIGALLIGLNLAKALAWSRELPLVGVSHLEGHLAALSLAQEPPPYPFMALLVSGGHTSIFLVRAPGEQQELGSTVDDAAGEAFDKVAKLYGLGYPGGIIIDRMAAAGDPSVIQLPRPRMHDGTLDFSFSGLKSAVVRFREANQGEDYRMEDLCAGFQEAVVEVLVKKTLAAAQERGVGHLALAGGVAANQRLRAAMAEAAAREGLGVTLPPLALCTDNAAMIAAAGCHHLRAGRRMPLEADAISRLPKGGALPAEALA
- a CDS encoding type II toxin-antitoxin system RelE/ParE family toxin, with the translated sequence MSDKPSKKWQAEFLNQEALDEFEAFGPEIQAKFFRIWKLVEEFGLPAVREPYIRQVEGKIYEFRMTGKDGIGRSLFTTKEPRRVVVLRSFMKKTRKTPQREIKLAQKRAKEA